In one window of Skermanella rosea DNA:
- a CDS encoding type I secretion system permease/ATPase — protein sequence MLIVPLYTMQVYDRVMTSRSTDTLVMLAVVAVGGLMLYAVLDFIRTRIFLIMGDLISRRLNVPTLQAAVIDTLHGSQRNSTQAIRDLNDLRSFITGSAITVPLEVMWVPMFLVVLFLLHPIYGWLALGAAVLLFLMSVLTDLLTRRPLAQANEAAARSFSDIASTVRNAEVIEAMGMLPAVAKRWERSQYRMIDLLNRGNSSAKALTAASRSLRLILQIAMISTACVLVIDREASPGSAMAAGILMGRMLQPFEQLIDGWRQWVFALSAFGRVRGLLNGTQGRRQSMPLPRPEGRLSVDRLVYIPPGVDKAVLKGISFSLEPGETLGIIGPSAAGKSTLARLLVGIWEPTSGGIYLDGHSTFLWERESFGLSVGYLPQNVSLLDGTIRDNISRMTEASPLDVVNAAKMADVHEMIGRLPFGYDTSVGDSAYSLSGGQRQRIGLARALFGNPRLLVLDEPNSNLDNAGEQALLQAIAKAKAAGTTVVLIAHRPSVVAAVDKLLVLKDGMIDQFGARADVLKAISAPPGTRQVATAPNVARLVKAGKTLADGAQAGQAS from the coding sequence ATGCTCATCGTGCCGCTCTACACGATGCAGGTATACGACCGCGTGATGACCAGCCGCAGCACCGACACCCTGGTGATGCTCGCGGTCGTCGCGGTCGGCGGACTGATGCTCTACGCGGTGCTGGATTTCATCCGGACCCGGATCTTCCTGATCATGGGCGACCTGATCTCCCGGCGGCTGAACGTCCCGACCCTCCAGGCCGCCGTGATCGACACCCTGCACGGCAGCCAGCGCAATTCCACCCAGGCGATCCGCGACCTCAACGACCTCCGCTCCTTCATCACGGGCAGCGCGATCACGGTGCCGCTGGAAGTGATGTGGGTGCCGATGTTCCTGGTCGTCCTGTTCCTGCTGCACCCGATCTATGGCTGGCTGGCCCTGGGCGCCGCCGTGCTGCTGTTCCTGATGAGCGTGCTGACCGACCTGCTGACCCGGCGGCCGCTGGCCCAGGCCAACGAGGCGGCGGCGCGGTCCTTCAGCGACATCGCCTCGACCGTCCGGAACGCCGAGGTGATCGAGGCGATGGGCATGCTGCCGGCCGTGGCGAAGCGGTGGGAGCGCAGCCAGTACCGCATGATCGACCTGCTGAACCGGGGCAACAGCTCGGCCAAGGCGCTGACGGCGGCCTCGCGCTCGCTCCGGCTGATCCTCCAGATCGCCATGATCTCGACCGCCTGCGTGCTGGTGATCGACCGCGAGGCGTCGCCCGGCAGCGCCATGGCCGCCGGCATCCTGATGGGCCGCATGCTCCAGCCGTTCGAGCAGCTGATCGACGGCTGGCGCCAGTGGGTGTTTGCCCTATCGGCCTTCGGCCGGGTGCGCGGCCTGCTGAACGGCACCCAGGGCCGCCGCCAGAGCATGCCCCTGCCCCGTCCCGAGGGCCGGCTGAGCGTGGACCGGCTCGTCTATATTCCGCCGGGAGTCGACAAGGCGGTGCTGAAGGGCATCTCCTTCTCGCTGGAGCCGGGCGAGACGCTGGGGATCATCGGCCCCTCCGCCGCCGGTAAGTCGACCTTGGCGCGGCTGCTGGTCGGCATCTGGGAGCCCACCTCCGGCGGCATCTACCTGGACGGCCACAGCACCTTCCTGTGGGAGCGGGAGAGCTTCGGCCTCAGCGTCGGCTACCTGCCCCAGAACGTATCCCTGCTCGACGGCACGATCCGGGACAACATCTCGCGCATGACCGAGGCGAGCCCGCTGGACGTGGTGAACGCGGCCAAGATGGCCGATGTCCACGAGATGATCGGCCGGCTGCCGTTCGGCTACGACACCAGCGTCGGCGACAGCGCCTACAGCCTGAGCGGCGGCCAGCGCCAGCGGATCGGCCTGGCCCGCGCGCTGTTCGGCAACCCGCGCCTGCTGGTCCTGGACGAACCCAACTCCAACCTCGACAACGCCGGGGAGCAGGCCCTGCTCCAGGCGATCGCCAAGGCAAAGGCTGCCGGGACGACCGTCGTCCTGATCGCCCACCGGCCCTCGGTAGTCGCCGCGGTGGACAAGCTTCTGGTCCTCAAGGACGGCATGATCGACCAGTTCGGCGCCCGCGCCGACGTGCTGAAGGCGATCTCCGCCCCGCCCGGCACGCGCCAGGTCGCGACCGCGCCCAATGTGGCCCGGCTGGTCAAGGCCGGCAAGACCCTGGCGGACGGCGCGCAGGCAGGACAGGCATCATGA
- a CDS encoding MarR family transcriptional regulator: MHRRFLDVVRVELGRVGIDDISPVQVLMLMNIGTEELSVRDLMERGYYLGSNASYNLKQLVETGYVDRAPSLRDRRSARLRLSEKGMNLCGELRRLEATQADALIRTDDDNVDFDTTYRTLRRLERAWSDIIRYDERDFD; encoded by the coding sequence ATGCACCGCCGCTTCCTCGACGTCGTCCGCGTCGAACTGGGGCGGGTCGGCATCGACGACATCAGCCCCGTCCAGGTGCTCATGCTGATGAATATCGGGACCGAGGAACTTTCGGTCCGCGACCTGATGGAGCGCGGGTACTATCTCGGTTCGAACGCGTCCTACAATCTGAAGCAACTGGTCGAGACGGGCTATGTCGACCGGGCCCCGTCGCTGCGCGACCGCCGGTCGGCCCGCCTGCGGCTGTCGGAGAAGGGCATGAACCTGTGCGGCGAACTGCGCAGGCTGGAGGCGACCCAGGCCGACGCGCTGATCCGCACCGACGACGACAACGTCGATTTCGACACCACGTACCGCACCCTCCGCCGGCTGGAGCGTGCCTGGAGCGACATCATCCGCTACGACGAGCGCGATTTCGACTAG
- a CDS encoding gamma-glutamylcyclotransferase yields MLDDVRHRRLSASGTIAAFMPLSDQPTPVPLTREELLDHDRRRRMMEAYPWMKTWTDEELDRSLEQTLKARPAHGAGNGDVWVFAYGSLIWNPTFAFVERRTARIRGYHRRFCLRADMGRGSLERPGLFLGLDRGGQCAGVVFRIAEQQALHELTLLWRREMITGAYVPRWLKAETEEGPVHAIAMTINRNYSRYVGDWTHAETIKAIAMAEGRFGRCSDYLFNTVEYLAELGLRDRMLERIAAEVRRFLSD; encoded by the coding sequence ATGCTTGACGATGTTCGGCATCGCCGCCTTTCCGCTTCCGGTACGATTGCCGCCTTCATGCCTCTTTCAGACCAGCCGACGCCTGTCCCGCTGACCCGCGAGGAACTTCTCGACCATGATCGCCGCCGCAGGATGATGGAGGCGTATCCATGGATGAAGACCTGGACCGACGAGGAACTGGACCGCTCGCTGGAACAGACCCTGAAGGCCCGTCCGGCGCACGGCGCGGGGAACGGGGATGTCTGGGTCTTCGCCTATGGCAGTCTGATCTGGAACCCGACCTTCGCTTTCGTCGAGCGGCGCACGGCCCGGATCCGCGGCTATCACCGGCGCTTCTGCCTGCGCGCCGACATGGGGCGGGGATCGCTGGAGCGCCCCGGCCTGTTCCTGGGCCTGGACCGCGGCGGCCAATGCGCCGGCGTCGTTTTCCGCATAGCGGAACAGCAGGCCCTGCATGAGTTGACGCTGCTCTGGCGGCGCGAAATGATCACCGGGGCCTATGTTCCGCGATGGTTGAAGGCCGAAACCGAAGAGGGGCCGGTTCATGCCATCGCCATGACGATAAACCGGAATTACTCGCGCTATGTGGGCGACTGGACCCACGCGGAGACAATCAAGGCCATAGCCATGGCAGAGGGGCGGTTCGGCCGTTGCTCGGACTATTTGTTCAATACGGTTGAATACTTGGCGGAATTGGGGTTGCGGGATCGCATGCTGGAGCGCATTGCCGCAGAGGTACGCCGATTTCTTTCTGACTAG
- a CDS encoding DUF2336 domain-containing protein translates to MITTSVNCALSYADVQRLLADPSPDARIATVSKLVADLEGGDLAGLEEAIATDILHRLAMDAEAVVREAVAWQIHNSPLLTGSLAARLARDIGRVAFPVLRNAPHLTDELLLQVIADRDAEKQLAIAGRPEVSPRVADAIVETDNVTVIVRLLRNDGAAIRDATLQRTLDRYGTLGAVNEAMAGRSGLSLAVIEKLIAYVSEEIRSRLVEQHRLSPVLVAEIVGRGRDAATMLLLKPLADSTADLETMVRHLDRDGRLSPSLMLRALCAGEIDLLTIGLGVRAGVPVETARLLVWDDGPLGLRAIFEKAGFPQALLPPFRVAIEVVKRMGYDGHDAGREDYQVAVLARVFQECGAIEERMVDDLLLQLFDQKSDEVIERAMERAGMPFHPVRAAR, encoded by the coding sequence ATGATCACTACTTCCGTCAATTGCGCGCTGAGCTATGCCGACGTCCAGCGGCTGCTGGCCGATCCGTCGCCCGATGCCCGGATCGCGACCGTGTCGAAGCTGGTCGCCGATCTCGAAGGCGGTGACCTTGCCGGCCTCGAGGAAGCCATCGCGACCGACATCCTGCACCGGCTTGCGATGGATGCCGAAGCCGTGGTCCGCGAGGCGGTGGCCTGGCAGATCCACAACAGCCCCCTGCTGACCGGCTCGCTGGCCGCCCGGCTTGCGCGCGACATCGGGCGGGTGGCGTTCCCGGTCCTGCGCAACGCTCCCCATTTGACCGACGAGCTCCTGCTTCAGGTCATCGCCGACCGGGATGCCGAGAAGCAGCTGGCGATCGCCGGGCGCCCGGAGGTGTCGCCGCGGGTCGCCGACGCCATCGTGGAAACCGACAATGTCACGGTGATCGTCCGCCTGCTGCGCAACGACGGCGCGGCGATCCGCGATGCGACGCTTCAGAGAACCCTGGACCGGTACGGTACGCTAGGCGCGGTCAACGAGGCCATGGCCGGCCGCTCCGGCCTGTCCCTGGCGGTGATCGAGAAGCTGATCGCCTACGTTTCCGAGGAGATCCGCAGCCGCTTGGTGGAACAGCACCGCCTGTCGCCCGTCCTGGTCGCGGAGATCGTCGGGCGCGGCCGGGACGCCGCGACCATGCTGCTGCTGAAGCCCCTGGCCGACAGCACGGCCGACCTGGAAACGATGGTGCGCCATCTCGACCGCGACGGACGCCTCAGCCCCTCCCTGATGCTGCGCGCGCTGTGCGCCGGCGAGATCGACCTCCTCACCATCGGCCTTGGCGTACGGGCCGGCGTCCCGGTGGAGACGGCGCGCCTTCTGGTCTGGGACGACGGCCCGCTGGGCCTCCGGGCGATCTTCGAGAAGGCCGGGTTTCCGCAGGCGCTGCTGCCGCCCTTCCGCGTCGCGATCGAGGTGGTCAAGCGGATGGGCTATGACGGGCACGACGCCGGACGGGAGGACTACCAGGTCGCCGTCCTGGCTCGGGTCTTCCAGGAGTGCGGCGCGATCGAGGAGCGGATGGTCGACGACCTGCTGCTGCAGCTTTTCGACCAGAAGTCGGACGAGGTGATCGAGCGGGCGATGGAGCGGGCGGGAATGCCGTTCCATCCCGTCCGCGCCGCCCGCTGA
- a CDS encoding cation:proton antiporter, translating into MNDLILFILVISALLVVASVLQPLADRLRLPHSVLLAAVGVAIAAAAVTLVPTGEPRMVSEAAAAIAEMSFSSSTYILVFLPALLFQAALTIDVRRMMEDAAPILLLAVVAVFVATAVIGLALWPLAGVPLVVCLMLGSIVATTDPAAVIAIFRDIGAPARLVRLVEGESLLNDAAAIAIFYVLLEMIVSGDEPDLLMGAWDLALDLGGGTVLGIVGARLAVAVIPLLRGRRTAEVTLTLALPYLIYVTGDHFLGVSGVVAVAVAGLVFGAGSRSRLSPSGWAYLDAVWEQVAFLAGSLVFILAALMVPKLLVGVSAHDGFLLLVMVAAALAARALVLFLLLPPLTLLKLSARISNSYKLVLTWGGLRGAVTLALALSVTEARGIEGEEQRLVTVLATGFVLFTLFVNGTTLRTVIKLLGLNRLSPLNQALRTQVLALSLAEVRDSVQETAQEYEFPPTVARAIQKPYDARIAEVTSAGSLEERISDRDRITLGLISLANRERQLVLEHHGLQTVSGDIIEALLRNAGEIYDGARTGGRIGYNRAARKILRLPRAFRFAYSLHRWTGVERPLARQVSKRFDKFLVRRLVLEELIRFNSRSLKPLLGDRVAELLGEVLGGRMEASSKALDALELQYPEYAEALSQRFLRKFALRREMARYESLFHDGLIGQELFEDLRRGVEVRRREADRRPKLDLRLDKVALIAQVPLFNGLEPNDMARLAKILRSRLALPDQTFIRAGDRGNAMYFISSGAVEVVLPDRRIRLGRGDFFGEMALLDGGPRRADVVALTYCTLLELRSGDFRKFLKANPHISERIDQVAQERGVKRVA; encoded by the coding sequence TTGAACGACCTCATCCTCTTCATCCTGGTCATCAGCGCCCTGCTCGTGGTCGCAAGCGTCCTTCAACCCCTGGCCGACCGGCTGCGGCTGCCCCATTCGGTGCTGCTCGCCGCGGTCGGAGTCGCGATCGCGGCCGCCGCGGTGACGCTGGTCCCGACCGGGGAGCCGCGGATGGTCAGCGAGGCGGCCGCGGCCATCGCCGAGATGTCGTTCAGCTCCTCCACATACATCCTGGTGTTCCTACCGGCGCTGCTGTTCCAGGCGGCGCTGACGATCGACGTCCGGCGGATGATGGAGGACGCGGCCCCGATCCTGCTCCTGGCGGTGGTCGCCGTGTTCGTCGCCACCGCGGTGATCGGGCTGGCGCTGTGGCCGCTGGCGGGGGTGCCCCTGGTGGTCTGCCTGATGCTGGGATCGATCGTGGCGACCACCGACCCGGCCGCGGTCATCGCGATCTTCCGCGACATCGGGGCGCCGGCGCGGCTGGTCCGGCTGGTCGAGGGCGAGAGCCTGCTCAACGACGCCGCCGCCATCGCGATCTTCTACGTCCTGCTGGAGATGATCGTCTCGGGCGACGAGCCCGACCTGCTGATGGGCGCCTGGGACTTGGCGCTGGACCTGGGCGGCGGCACCGTGCTGGGAATCGTCGGAGCGCGGCTGGCGGTGGCGGTGATCCCGCTGCTGCGCGGCAGGCGCACGGCGGAGGTGACCCTGACCCTGGCGCTGCCTTACCTGATCTATGTCACCGGCGACCACTTCCTGGGGGTCTCCGGCGTCGTCGCGGTGGCGGTGGCCGGGCTGGTGTTCGGTGCGGGCAGCCGCTCCCGGTTGTCGCCGTCGGGATGGGCTTACCTGGACGCGGTCTGGGAGCAGGTGGCCTTCCTGGCGGGATCGCTGGTCTTCATCCTGGCGGCGCTGATGGTGCCGAAGCTTCTGGTGGGAGTCAGCGCGCACGACGGCTTCCTGCTGCTGGTGATGGTCGCGGCGGCGCTGGCCGCGCGCGCCCTGGTCCTGTTCCTGCTGCTGCCGCCGCTGACCCTGCTGAAGCTCAGCGCCAGGATCAGCAATTCCTACAAGCTGGTGCTGACCTGGGGCGGGCTGCGCGGGGCCGTAACCCTGGCGCTGGCCCTGTCCGTGACCGAGGCGCGCGGCATCGAGGGCGAGGAGCAGCGGCTGGTGACGGTGCTGGCGACCGGCTTCGTGCTGTTCACCCTGTTCGTCAACGGCACGACGCTTCGCACGGTGATCAAGCTGCTCGGGCTGAACCGGCTGTCGCCGCTCAACCAGGCGCTCCGCACCCAGGTTCTGGCCCTGTCGCTGGCCGAGGTCCGCGACTCGGTCCAGGAGACCGCCCAGGAATACGAGTTCCCGCCGACCGTCGCCCGCGCGATCCAGAAGCCCTACGACGCCCGGATCGCGGAGGTCACCTCGGCCGGCAGCCTGGAAGAGCGGATCTCCGACCGCGACCGGATCACGCTGGGGCTGATCTCGCTCGCCAACCGCGAACGTCAGCTTGTGCTGGAGCACCACGGCCTTCAGACCGTGTCGGGCGACATCATCGAGGCGCTGCTGCGCAACGCCGGGGAGATCTATGACGGCGCGCGGACGGGCGGCAGGATCGGCTACAACCGTGCAGCGCGCAAGATCCTGCGGCTGCCGCGGGCGTTCCGATTCGCCTATTCGCTGCACCGCTGGACCGGGGTGGAGCGTCCGCTCGCCCGGCAGGTGTCGAAGCGGTTCGACAAGTTCCTGGTGCGCCGCCTGGTGCTGGAGGAGCTGATCCGCTTCAACAGCCGCAGCCTGAAGCCGCTGCTGGGGGACCGGGTCGCCGAACTGCTCGGCGAGGTGCTGGGCGGCCGGATGGAAGCCTCCTCCAAGGCGTTGGACGCGCTGGAGCTGCAATATCCCGAATACGCCGAGGCGCTGAGCCAGCGGTTCCTCCGCAAGTTCGCGCTCCGGCGGGAGATGGCCCGTTACGAGAGCCTGTTCCACGACGGGCTGATCGGCCAGGAACTGTTCGAAGACCTCCGCCGAGGCGTCGAGGTGCGGCGGCGCGAGGCCGACCGGCGGCCCAAGCTGGACCTGCGGCTCGACAAGGTGGCCCTGATCGCCCAGGTGCCGCTGTTCAACGGCCTGGAGCCGAACGACATGGCGCGGCTGGCCAAGATCCTGCGGTCCCGCCTGGCGCTGCCCGACCAGACCTTCATCCGCGCCGGGGACCGCGGCAACGCGATGTACTTCATCTCCTCCGGCGCGGTCGAGGTGGTGCTGCCGGATCGCCGCATCCGGCTGGGACGCGGCGACTTCTTCGGCGAGATGGCCCTGCTGGACGGCGGGCCGCGCCGGGCGGACGTGGTGGCCCTGACCTACTGCACGCTGCTGGAACTGCGCTCCGGCGACTTCAGGAAGTTCCTGAAGGCCAACCCGCACATCAGCGAGCGGATCGACCAAGTCGCCCAGGAGCGCGGGGTGAAGCGGGTGGCCT
- a CDS encoding GMC oxidoreductase, translating into MSDGTVIDSDICIVGAGAAGITLAMELIGHNFSVNLLESGGLDFEDDVQALNDGDCVSEHKVDLMWTRLRYFGGTTGHWGGNCAPLDERDFEARSWVPDSGWPIARKDLERFYPRAYRYCELPSDDYSVEHWAEVSEKFRRSRIPVTGEEIGEKLFLKSPPTRFGDVYRADLAKPDSQCTVYLHANVVEIEAGEDASEVLGLRTRDVSGRGCRFTARIFILATGIENARLLLLSNKVRPNGLGNDHDVVGRYFMAHTTIRTGRAMLEVPKETVRFYGLDTWATRFESGGAPFMNALQPTYPVQEREGMLNSVVFLDESYEGEHAPGFVALRKIVKQIIQGRIPDRLGENLGKVIGDLDSVAKALYARASGNSDYRAVEMRYFAEQAPNRDSRVMLGPERDSLGQNRLVLDWRLQQIDKHTILRTQDLVAREFGKLGVGRLQVQFENEEDPWPTTIDSSAHFMGTTRMHKDPRQGVVDENCRVHGIRNLYIAGGSVFPTAGATMVTMNIVALAVRLADHLIGKLA; encoded by the coding sequence TTGTCCGATGGGACGGTGATCGACTCCGACATCTGCATCGTGGGAGCCGGTGCGGCCGGGATCACGCTGGCGATGGAGCTGATCGGACATAATTTCTCGGTCAACCTGCTGGAAAGCGGCGGGCTCGACTTCGAGGACGACGTCCAGGCGCTGAACGACGGCGACTGCGTCAGCGAGCACAAGGTCGACCTGATGTGGACCCGTCTGCGTTATTTCGGCGGCACGACCGGCCATTGGGGCGGCAACTGCGCTCCGCTCGACGAACGCGATTTCGAGGCCCGTTCCTGGGTGCCCGACAGCGGATGGCCGATCGCCAGGAAGGACCTCGAAAGGTTCTACCCGCGGGCGTACCGCTACTGCGAGCTGCCGTCCGACGACTACTCGGTCGAACACTGGGCCGAGGTATCGGAGAAGTTCCGCAGGAGCCGGATCCCGGTCACCGGCGAGGAGATCGGCGAGAAGCTGTTCCTGAAAAGCCCGCCGACCCGTTTCGGCGACGTCTACCGCGCCGACCTCGCGAAGCCGGACAGCCAGTGCACGGTCTATCTCCACGCCAACGTCGTCGAGATCGAGGCCGGCGAGGACGCTTCCGAGGTCCTGGGCCTCCGGACCCGCGACGTGAGCGGGCGTGGCTGCCGCTTCACCGCCAGGATCTTCATCCTGGCGACCGGCATCGAGAACGCGCGTCTCCTGCTGCTGTCCAACAAGGTTCGCCCCAACGGGCTGGGCAACGACCACGACGTGGTCGGCCGCTACTTCATGGCCCACACCACCATCCGCACCGGCCGGGCGATGCTGGAGGTGCCTAAGGAGACGGTGCGGTTCTACGGCCTGGACACCTGGGCCACCCGGTTCGAGAGCGGCGGCGCGCCCTTCATGAACGCCCTGCAGCCGACCTACCCGGTCCAGGAGCGCGAGGGCATGCTGAACAGCGTCGTGTTCCTCGACGAGTCCTACGAAGGGGAGCACGCCCCGGGCTTCGTGGCGCTGCGCAAGATCGTCAAGCAGATCATCCAGGGTCGCATACCCGACCGACTCGGCGAAAATCTCGGCAAGGTGATCGGCGACCTGGATTCGGTCGCCAAGGCGCTTTATGCGCGGGCCAGCGGCAACAGCGACTACCGGGCCGTGGAAATGCGCTATTTCGCGGAGCAGGCGCCCAACCGCGACAGCCGCGTCATGCTCGGCCCCGAGCGCGACTCGCTCGGGCAGAACCGGCTGGTGCTCGACTGGAGGCTCCAGCAGATCGACAAGCACACGATCCTACGGACCCAGGATCTGGTCGCCCGCGAGTTCGGCAAGCTCGGCGTCGGCCGCCTTCAGGTCCAGTTCGAGAACGAAGAGGATCCCTGGCCGACGACCATCGATTCGTCGGCGCACTTCATGGGCACGACCCGGATGCACAAGGATCCGCGCCAGGGGGTCGTGGACGAGAATTGCCGGGTCCACGGCATCCGGAACCTGTACATCGCCGGCGGGTCGGTGTTCCCGACGGCCGGGGCGACGATGGTGACGATGAACATCGTGGCCCTGGCCGTGCGTCTGGCCGACCACCTGATCGGCAAGCTGGCCTGA
- the galE gene encoding UDP-glucose 4-epimerase GalE codes for MPHQETVLVTGGAGFVGSHCVAELVARGYSVVVFDNLQQGHRAAVPAEAELVEGDLASPATLTRLFSAFRFDAILHFASNSLVGESMRNPHLYLHDNVVNALNLVQFAADNGVRRFVLSSTANLFGMPDRMPIDENTEIDPGSPYGESKFMIERILHWADKVHGMHSACLRYFNAAGAHPDGHLGEDHDPETHLIPLVLDVAAGKRPHIEIFGDDYPTHDGTCIRDYIHVSDLADAHIRVLSALDHRSCRYNLGNGKGYTVREVIETARRVTGRDIAVKVGARRPGDPPVLIASSERIRKDLGWDPRFPDLETIIRHAWDWRCRNPGGYESGPVRELVAVG; via the coding sequence ATGCCTCATCAGGAAACGGTTCTGGTCACCGGCGGCGCCGGCTTCGTCGGCAGTCACTGCGTCGCCGAACTGGTCGCCCGCGGCTATTCGGTGGTCGTTTTCGACAATCTGCAGCAGGGGCACCGCGCCGCCGTCCCGGCCGAAGCCGAACTGGTGGAGGGCGATCTCGCCAGCCCGGCGACGCTGACCCGCCTGTTCAGCGCCTTCCGCTTCGATGCCATCCTGCACTTCGCCTCGAACTCCCTGGTGGGGGAGTCGATGCGCAACCCGCACCTTTACCTGCACGACAACGTGGTGAACGCGCTCAACCTGGTGCAGTTCGCGGCCGACAACGGCGTCCGGCGCTTCGTGCTGTCGTCCACCGCCAACCTGTTCGGCATGCCGGACCGGATGCCGATCGACGAGAACACCGAGATCGATCCCGGCAGCCCCTATGGCGAATCCAAGTTCATGATCGAAAGGATCCTGCACTGGGCCGACAAGGTGCACGGCATGCACTCGGCCTGCCTGCGCTATTTCAACGCAGCCGGAGCCCATCCCGACGGGCACCTGGGCGAGGACCACGATCCCGAGACGCACCTGATTCCGCTGGTGCTCGACGTCGCGGCTGGAAAGCGGCCGCATATCGAGATTTTCGGCGACGACTACCCGACCCATGACGGCACCTGCATCCGGGATTACATCCACGTGTCCGATCTGGCCGATGCGCATATCCGGGTCCTGTCGGCGCTGGATCACCGGAGCTGCCGCTACAACCTGGGCAACGGCAAGGGCTATACGGTACGCGAGGTCATCGAGACGGCCCGCAGGGTGACCGGGCGCGACATCGCGGTGAAGGTCGGCGCGCGGCGCCCCGGCGATCCGCCGGTCCTGATCGCATCGAGCGAGCGGATCCGCAAGGATCTCGGCTGGGATCCGCGTTTCCCTGATCTGGAAACCATTATCCGGCATGCCTGGGATTGGCGTTGCCGCAACCCTGGCGGATACGAGTCCGGACCGGTTCGCGAACTGGTCGCTGTCGGGTAG